Proteins encoded in a region of the Streptomyces violaceoruber genome:
- a CDS encoding Rne/Rng family ribonuclease: MVVRQHGERTQIGVLEDGVLVEHYVNKEQATSYVGNVYLGKVQNVLPSMEAAFIDIGKGRNAVLYAGEVNFEALGMANGPRRIESALKSGQPVLVQVTKDPIGHKGARLTSQVSLPGRYLVYVPEGSMTGISRKLPDTERSRLKSILKKIVPEDAGVIVRTAAEGASEDELRRDVERLQAQWEDIQKKAKGGGSSNAPSLLYGEPDMTVRVVRDIFNEDFSKVVVSGDDAWQTIHGYVSHVAPDLAERLSKWTSEVDVFATYRIDEQLAKALDRKVWLPSGGSLVIDRTEAMVVVDVNTGKFTGQGGNLEETVTRNNLEAAEEIVRQLRLRDLGGIIVIDFIDMVLESNRDLVLRRLLECLGRDRTKHQVAEVTSLGLVQMTRKRVGQGLLESFSETCVHCNGRGVIVHLDQPSSAGGGGGKRRKRARAGAEQPHEHEHEAVAGIETGPTPEQEADTESETEVAAEVAEPVALPAPDFSADEELYSSAAEAEAAATRGRGRRRASRRASAPAGAPRAAKGEAKAESVKAEAAPAGAPTAQDVTVREEVERPVRREPAAEVLAEPAAVEDAVSGAPAPAAAAETAAPAPEEAAPKGRTRRRATRKVSAPAGSPEGAEAAVLTVPETSATVSEPSAPEPEQAPEAAPAAAEPAETAAPARPRRRAVRKPTTSTASEEAAVVVVPSAPAEEASDAQPEAEEAAPAKKAAARKTAKKATAKKAATKKTAAKKTTTAKKATAKKAAKTTTAKKATAKKTASKKTAAAAQQAPSSVSAATDEG, encoded by the coding sequence ATGGTCGTCCGCCAGCACGGCGAGCGCACCCAGATCGGCGTCCTGGAGGACGGGGTGCTCGTCGAGCACTACGTCAACAAGGAGCAGGCCACCTCGTACGTCGGCAACGTCTACCTCGGCAAGGTGCAGAACGTGCTGCCGTCGATGGAGGCCGCCTTCATCGACATCGGCAAGGGCCGCAACGCCGTCCTGTACGCCGGTGAGGTCAACTTCGAGGCGCTGGGCATGGCGAACGGCCCGCGCCGCATCGAGTCCGCGCTCAAGTCCGGCCAGCCGGTCCTGGTGCAGGTCACCAAGGACCCGATCGGTCACAAGGGTGCCCGCCTGACCAGCCAGGTCTCGCTGCCCGGCCGCTACCTGGTCTACGTGCCCGAGGGCTCGATGACCGGCATCAGCCGCAAGCTGCCCGACACCGAGCGGTCCCGGCTGAAGTCGATCCTGAAGAAGATCGTCCCGGAGGACGCGGGCGTCATCGTGCGCACCGCCGCCGAGGGCGCCAGCGAGGACGAGCTGCGCCGCGACGTCGAGCGGCTCCAGGCGCAGTGGGAGGACATCCAGAAGAAGGCGAAGGGCGGCGGCAGCTCGAACGCGCCCTCGCTGCTCTACGGCGAGCCGGACATGACCGTCCGGGTCGTGCGCGACATCTTCAACGAGGACTTCTCCAAGGTCGTCGTCAGCGGCGACGACGCCTGGCAGACCATCCACGGCTACGTGTCCCACGTGGCGCCGGACCTCGCCGAGCGGCTGTCCAAGTGGACCAGCGAGGTCGACGTCTTCGCCACGTACCGGATCGACGAGCAGCTCGCCAAGGCGCTGGACCGCAAGGTCTGGCTGCCCAGCGGCGGTTCGCTGGTGATCGACCGGACCGAGGCGATGGTCGTCGTCGACGTCAACACCGGCAAGTTCACCGGTCAGGGCGGCAACCTCGAGGAGACGGTCACCAGGAACAACCTGGAGGCGGCCGAGGAGATCGTGCGCCAGCTCAGGCTGCGCGACCTCGGCGGCATCATCGTCATCGACTTCATCGACATGGTGCTGGAGTCCAACCGGGACCTGGTGCTGCGGCGCCTGCTGGAGTGCCTGGGCCGGGACCGTACCAAGCACCAGGTCGCCGAGGTGACCTCGCTGGGTCTGGTCCAGATGACCCGCAAGCGGGTCGGCCAGGGGCTGTTGGAGTCCTTCTCGGAGACCTGCGTCCACTGCAACGGCCGCGGTGTCATCGTCCACCTGGACCAGCCGTCGTCGGCCGGGGGCGGCGGTGGCAAGCGCCGCAAGCGGGCGCGGGCCGGGGCCGAGCAGCCGCACGAGCACGAGCACGAGGCCGTCGCCGGGATCGAGACCGGGCCGACGCCCGAGCAGGAGGCGGACACCGAGTCCGAGACCGAGGTGGCCGCCGAGGTGGCCGAGCCGGTCGCCCTCCCGGCGCCCGACTTCAGCGCGGACGAGGAGCTGTACAGCAGCGCCGCCGAGGCCGAGGCGGCCGCCACGCGCGGTCGCGGCCGGCGTCGCGCGAGCCGTAGGGCGTCCGCCCCGGCGGGTGCGCCCAGGGCGGCGAAGGGCGAGGCGAAGGCGGAGTCCGTGAAGGCGGAGGCCGCGCCCGCCGGGGCGCCGACCGCGCAGGACGTCACGGTGCGGGAGGAGGTCGAGCGTCCCGTGCGGCGCGAGCCCGCCGCCGAGGTGCTGGCCGAGCCGGCCGCCGTCGAGGACGCCGTCTCCGGCGCCCCCGCCCCGGCCGCGGCGGCCGAGACCGCGGCGCCCGCGCCGGAGGAGGCCGCTCCCAAGGGCCGTACCCGCCGTCGGGCCACCCGGAAGGTGTCCGCACCGGCCGGTTCGCCCGAGGGGGCCGAGGCCGCCGTACTGACGGTCCCGGAGACCAGCGCCACGGTGTCCGAGCCGTCCGCGCCGGAGCCCGAGCAGGCACCGGAGGCGGCCCCGGCCGCCGCCGAGCCGGCCGAGACCGCCGCCCCGGCCCGTCCGCGGCGCCGCGCCGTGCGCAAGCCCACCACGTCCACCGCGTCCGAGGAGGCGGCCGTCGTGGTCGTCCCGTCGGCCCCGGCGGAGGAGGCCTCGGACGCGCAGCCGGAGGCCGAGGAGGCCGCCCCGGCCAAGAAGGCGGCGGCCCGCAAGACGGCCAAGAAGGCGACGGCGAAGAAGGCCGCCACCAAGAAGACCGCGGCCAAGAAGACGACGACCGCGAAGAAGGCCACGGCCAAGAAGGCGGCCAAGACGACGACCGCCAAGAAGGCCACGGCCAAGAAGACGGCGTCGAAGAAGACCGCGGCGGCCGCCCAGCAGGCGCCGTCCTCGGTCTCGGCCGCCACCGACGAGGGCTGA
- a CDS encoding iron-containing alcohol dehydrogenase family protein: protein MPVLTRLIPSPLVVDVRPGALDDLASVLADQRISQSGKLAVAISDGSGARLRRRLEPSLPGADWFEVGGGTIDDAVRLADGMKSGRYDAVVGLGGGKVIDCAKFAAARVGLPMVAVATNLSHDGICSPVSILDNDAGRGSYGVPTPIALVVDLAVIREAPIRFVRSGIGDAVSNVSAVADWELAHRVNGEKVDGLAAALARQAGEAVLRHPGGCGDDGFLTVLTEGLVLSGIAMTIAGHTRPSSGACHEISHALDLLYPRRAASHGEQVGIGAAFATYLRGDREGALLMADTLRRHGLPVVAREIGFGDEEFVRAVGFAPQTRPGRYTILEHLDLSPARAGEAYAEYVAAVSG from the coding sequence GTGCCGGTACTGACGAGGCTCATCCCCTCGCCGCTCGTCGTGGACGTCCGGCCGGGTGCCCTGGACGACCTGGCGAGCGTCCTGGCGGACCAGCGGATCTCCCAGTCCGGGAAGCTGGCCGTGGCCATCTCCGACGGCTCGGGGGCCCGGCTGCGCCGACGGCTGGAGCCGTCGCTGCCCGGCGCCGACTGGTTCGAGGTCGGCGGCGGCACCATCGACGACGCGGTGCGGCTGGCCGACGGCATGAAGTCGGGGCGCTACGACGCGGTCGTCGGCCTCGGCGGCGGCAAGGTCATCGACTGCGCCAAGTTCGCCGCGGCCCGCGTGGGCCTGCCCATGGTCGCGGTGGCGACCAACCTGTCCCACGACGGCATCTGCTCGCCGGTCTCGATCCTCGACAACGACGCGGGCCGCGGTTCGTACGGTGTGCCGACGCCCATCGCGCTCGTCGTCGACCTCGCGGTGATCCGGGAGGCGCCGATCCGGTTCGTGCGCTCCGGGATCGGCGACGCCGTCTCCAACGTCTCCGCGGTCGCCGACTGGGAGCTGGCCCACCGGGTGAACGGGGAGAAGGTCGACGGCCTCGCCGCCGCCCTCGCCCGGCAGGCCGGCGAGGCCGTGCTGCGCCACCCGGGAGGCTGCGGCGACGACGGGTTCCTGACCGTGCTGACCGAGGGCCTGGTGCTGTCCGGCATCGCCATGACCATCGCCGGGCACACCCGTCCCTCCTCCGGTGCCTGCCACGAGATCAGCCACGCCCTCGACCTGCTGTATCCCCGGCGCGCGGCCAGCCACGGCGAGCAGGTCGGCATCGGCGCGGCCTTCGCGACGTACCTGCGCGGCGACCGGGAGGGCGCCCTGCTGATGGCGGACACGCTGCGCCGGCACGGGCTGCCGGTGGTGGCCCGGGAGATCGGGTTCGGCGACGAGGAGTTCGTGCGGGCCGTCGGGTTCGCGCCGCAGACCCGGCCCGGCCGGTACACCATCCTGGAGCACCTCGACCTGTCGCCCGCGCGGGCGGGGGAGGCGTACGCGGAGTACGTCGCGGCGGTCTCCGGCTGA
- the rplU gene encoding 50S ribosomal protein L21, with amino-acid sequence MYAIVRSGGRQHKVAVGDIVEVDKISTGKVGDTVELSTLLVVDGDAVTSDPWVLAGIKVQAEIVDHHKGQKIDILRYKNKTGYRRRQGHRQQYTAIKVTEIPAAAK; translated from the coding sequence GTGTACGCCATCGTGCGCAGCGGTGGTCGCCAGCACAAGGTTGCTGTCGGCGACATCGTTGAGGTTGACAAGATTTCCACCGGCAAGGTCGGCGACACGGTCGAGCTCTCGACCCTGCTCGTCGTCGACGGCGACGCTGTGACCAGCGACCCGTGGGTGCTGGCCGGCATCAAGGTCCAGGCCGAGATCGTGGACCACCACAAGGGCCAGAAGATCGACATTCTGCGCTACAAGAACAAGACCGGCTACCGCCGTCGTCAGGGCCACCGCCAGCAGTACACGGCGATCAAGGTCACTGAGATCCCCGCGGCTGCGAAGTAA
- the rpmA gene encoding 50S ribosomal protein L27, translating into MAHKKGASSTRNGRDSNAQRLGVKRFGGQAVNAGEILVRQRGTHFHPGAGVGRGGDDTLFALQAGAVQFGTHRGRKVVNIVPVA; encoded by the coding sequence ATGGCACACAAGAAGGGCGCATCGTCCACCCGGAACGGTCGCGACTCGAATGCCCAGCGGCTCGGCGTGAAGCGCTTCGGCGGTCAGGCCGTCAACGCGGGTGAGATCCTGGTCCGCCAGCGTGGCACCCACTTCCACCCGGGCGCCGGCGTCGGCCGCGGCGGCGACGACACGCTGTTCGCGCTGCAGGCCGGTGCGGTGCAGTTCGGCACCCACCGTGGCCGCAAGGTCGTGAACATCGTTCCGGTCGCCTGA
- the obgE gene encoding GTPase ObgE, which produces MTTFVDRVELHVAAGNGGHGCASVHREKFKPLGGPDGGNGGRGGDVILTVDQSVTTLLDYHHSPHRKATNGKPGEGGNRSGKDGQDLVLPVPDGTVVLDGAGNVLADLVGHGTSYVAAQGGRGGLGNAALASARRKAPGFALLGEPGDLQDIHLELKTVADVALVGYPSAGKSSLISVLSAAKPKIADYPFTTLVPNLGVVTAGETVYTVADVPGLIPGASQGKGLGLEFLRHVERCSVLVHVLDTATLESERDPLSDLDVIETELREYGGLDNRPRIVVLNKIDVPDGKDLAEMVRPDLEARGYRVFEVSAVAHMGLRELSFALAELVATARAARPKEEATRIVIRPKAVDDAGFTVTREEDGLFRVRGEKPERWVRQTDFNNDEAVGYLSDRLNRLGVEDKLMKAGARNGDGVAIGPEDNAVVFDWEPSVTAGAEMLGRRGEDHRFEAPRPAAQRRRDRDAERDEAQQEFDGFEPF; this is translated from the coding sequence ATGACCACCTTCGTGGACCGCGTCGAACTGCACGTCGCCGCGGGTAACGGAGGCCACGGCTGTGCCTCCGTCCACCGTGAGAAGTTCAAGCCGCTCGGCGGCCCGGACGGCGGCAACGGCGGCCGGGGCGGCGACGTGATCCTCACCGTGGACCAGTCGGTGACCACGCTCCTCGACTACCACCACTCCCCGCACCGCAAGGCCACCAACGGCAAGCCCGGCGAGGGCGGCAACCGTTCCGGCAAGGACGGCCAGGACCTGGTCCTGCCCGTGCCCGACGGCACCGTCGTCCTCGACGGCGCGGGCAACGTGCTGGCCGACCTGGTCGGCCACGGCACCTCCTACGTCGCCGCGCAGGGCGGCCGGGGCGGCCTCGGCAACGCGGCGCTGGCCTCCGCGCGGCGCAAGGCGCCCGGCTTCGCGCTGCTCGGTGAGCCCGGCGACCTCCAGGACATCCACCTCGAGCTGAAGACCGTCGCCGACGTGGCGCTGGTCGGCTACCCGAGCGCCGGCAAGTCCTCGCTGATCTCCGTGCTGAGCGCGGCCAAGCCGAAGATCGCCGACTACCCCTTCACGACGCTCGTCCCCAACCTGGGCGTGGTGACGGCGGGCGAGACGGTGTACACCGTCGCGGACGTCCCCGGTCTCATCCCCGGCGCCAGCCAGGGCAAGGGCCTGGGCCTGGAGTTCCTGCGGCACGTGGAGCGGTGCAGCGTGCTGGTGCACGTCCTGGACACGGCGACGCTGGAGTCCGAGCGCGACCCGCTCTCCGACCTGGACGTCATCGAGACCGAACTGCGCGAGTACGGCGGCCTGGACAACCGGCCGCGGATCGTCGTCCTCAACAAGATCGACGTGCCCGACGGCAAGGACCTCGCCGAGATGGTCCGGCCGGACCTCGAGGCGCGCGGTTACCGGGTGTTCGAGGTGTCGGCCGTGGCGCACATGGGCCTCAGGGAGCTGTCCTTCGCGCTGGCCGAGCTGGTCGCCACGGCGCGGGCCGCCCGCCCGAAGGAGGAGGCCACGCGGATCGTCATCCGGCCCAAGGCCGTGGACGACGCCGGCTTCACCGTCACCCGCGAGGAGGACGGCCTGTTCCGGGTGCGCGGCGAGAAGCCCGAACGCTGGGTGCGCCAGACCGACTTCAACAACGACGAGGCCGTCGGCTACCTCTCCGACCGGCTCAACCGCCTCGGCGTCGAGGACAAACTGATGAAGGCGGGCGCCCGGAACGGCGACGGCGTGGCCATCGGCCCCGAGGACAACGCGGTCGTCTTCGACTGGGAGCCCTCGGTCACGGCGGGCGCCGAGATGCTCGGCCGCCGCGGCGAGGACCACCGCTTCGAGGCGCCCCGCCCGGCCGCCCAGCGACGCCGGGACCGGGACGCCGAACGGGACGAGGCCCAGCAGGAGTTCGACGGCTTCGAGCCGTTCTGA